A window from Flavobacterium gyeonganense encodes these proteins:
- a CDS encoding SDR family oxidoreductase, protein MSTVFSLQEKVIIVTGATGILGEAFINGIAHAGGIVGVLGRNEKVANERVDAIINNGGEAIALIADVTNEQDLINAREIMLAKYGKIDGLVNAAGGNMPDAVVQPGQDVFQLNIKALQQVMNLNLFGTILPTQIFGEAIKNTGNGSVVNISSVSSDHALTRVLGYSLAKSAIDSYTRWFSVELANRFGDKIRMNSIVPGFFLTEQNRRLLTNEDGSLTERGNLIIQNTPFSRFGNPDELIGALIWLLSDASKFVTGSKVTLDGGFSAFSGV, encoded by the coding sequence GTGAGTACAGTTTTTTCATTACAGGAAAAAGTAATTATAGTAACCGGTGCCACCGGAATATTAGGTGAAGCTTTTATTAACGGAATTGCGCATGCAGGCGGAATTGTTGGTGTGTTAGGCCGAAATGAAAAAGTGGCCAATGAAAGAGTTGATGCCATTATAAACAATGGAGGTGAAGCCATCGCCTTGATCGCAGATGTTACCAATGAGCAGGATCTTATAAATGCACGTGAAATCATGCTTGCCAAATACGGAAAAATAGACGGACTGGTAAACGCAGCTGGCGGAAATATGCCTGATGCAGTTGTGCAGCCAGGACAAGATGTTTTTCAGTTGAATATTAAGGCACTGCAGCAGGTAATGAATCTGAATTTGTTTGGAACAATTTTGCCGACTCAGATTTTTGGCGAGGCGATAAAAAATACGGGGAACGGAAGCGTTGTAAACATTTCATCTGTTTCATCAGATCATGCTTTGACAAGAGTTTTGGGCTATAGTCTGGCTAAATCGGCTATTGATTCTTACACCAGATGGTTTTCTGTTGAACTAGCCAATAGATTTGGAGATAAAATACGTATGAATTCTATTGTTCCAGGCTTTTTCTTAACGGAACAAAACAGAAGACTTTTAACTAATGAAGACGGAAGCCTTACCGAAAGAGGCAATCTGATTATTCAAAACACACCTTTCAGTCGTTTTGGAAATCCTGATGAATTGATTGGAGCTTTGATTTGGCTGTTAAGTGATGCTTCAAAATTTGTTACAGGATCAAAAGTAACTTTAGATGGAGGATTTTCTGCTTTTAGCGGAGTTTAA
- a CDS encoding sodium/sugar symporter has protein sequence MNTLQSADYIVFLIYFVIVTSYGMYIYRSKKNATTSSNDYFLAEGSLTWWAIGASLIASNISAEHFIGMSGSGFAIGLAIASYEWMSAATLIVVAMFILPVYLKNKIFTMPQFLAKRYNGTVSTIMAIIWLLIYVFVNLTSIIYLGALAISSIAPVSFQFCVIALSLFSIIVTLGGMKVIGYTDMFQVIVLILGGLVTTYLALTLLSEQFGYGKDILKGLSVIADEAPGHLHMILDKSNPHYAELPGMSVLVGGMLINNLAYWGCNQYIVQRALGADLKTARKGILFAAFLKLLVPIIAVLPGIAMYVMHQNGMFQQEMVDATGVLKPDHAYPTLMNLLPAGLKGVALAALTAAIVASLAGKANSISTIFSLDIYKKYFNREASEKKLVLTGRGCVVVCMIIAAVVAPQLKSLDQAYQFIQEYVGFFSPGVLAIFLLGMFWKKTTPAAGLAGALFTVPIAAVLKFLPMWTNGTFPDYPFLDRMTISFFAIVLLMVTISLAKPSSEEQQKSHNIEVDTAMFKVSSEFIIGSFIISGILVALYTVFW, from the coding sequence ATGAATACTTTACAAAGTGCAGACTATATTGTTTTTCTTATCTATTTTGTGATTGTCACTTCTTACGGGATGTACATTTACAGGAGCAAGAAAAATGCTACCACCAGTTCCAATGATTATTTTCTGGCTGAAGGCTCGCTTACCTGGTGGGCTATTGGGGCTTCATTAATTGCCTCTAATATTTCGGCTGAACATTTTATCGGAATGAGTGGTTCTGGTTTTGCCATCGGACTGGCGATTGCTTCTTACGAATGGATGTCGGCTGCAACTTTGATTGTGGTTGCCATGTTTATTTTACCGGTTTATCTTAAAAACAAGATATTTACGATGCCGCAGTTTTTGGCAAAAAGATACAACGGAACCGTGAGTACCATAATGGCCATAATCTGGTTGTTGATATATGTATTTGTGAATCTAACTTCGATCATATATTTAGGAGCGTTAGCCATTTCATCAATCGCACCTGTTAGTTTTCAGTTTTGTGTAATTGCACTGAGTTTGTTCTCAATAATAGTGACTCTAGGCGGAATGAAAGTGATTGGCTATACCGATATGTTTCAGGTTATAGTCCTCATTTTGGGTGGCTTGGTTACGACTTATTTAGCATTGACATTATTATCTGAACAGTTTGGCTATGGAAAAGATATTCTAAAAGGACTATCAGTTATAGCCGACGAAGCTCCGGGCCATTTACATATGATTCTGGATAAATCAAATCCGCATTATGCTGAATTACCGGGAATGTCTGTATTAGTTGGAGGAATGCTGATCAATAATCTGGCATATTGGGGATGTAATCAGTACATCGTTCAGAGGGCTTTGGGTGCCGATTTAAAAACAGCACGAAAAGGAATTTTATTTGCCGCTTTTTTAAAACTATTAGTACCTATTATTGCCGTTTTGCCCGGTATTGCCATGTATGTAATGCACCAAAATGGAATGTTTCAGCAAGAAATGGTAGACGCTACCGGAGTTTTAAAACCGGATCACGCATACCCAACCTTAATGAATTTATTACCTGCCGGATTAAAAGGAGTAGCGCTGGCCGCTTTAACAGCAGCAATTGTAGCATCTTTGGCTGGTAAAGCCAATAGTATTTCGACCATTTTTTCTTTAGATATTTATAAAAAATATTTTAACCGTGAAGCATCAGAAAAAAAATTGGTGCTTACAGGAAGAGGCTGTGTAGTTGTTTGTATGATAATTGCAGCTGTTGTAGCACCTCAGTTAAAATCATTAGATCAGGCATATCAGTTTATACAGGAATATGTTGGCTTCTTCTCGCCTGGTGTTTTGGCGATCTTTTTATTGGGAATGTTCTGGAAGAAAACCACACCAGCAGCAGGACTTGCCGGGGCATTATTTACAGTGCCTATTGCCGCAGTATTAAAATTTCTGCCAATGTGGACAAACGGCACTTTTCCGGATTATCCATTTTTAGACAGAATGACGATTTCTTTCTTCGCCATAGTACTATTAATGGTAACGATCAGTCTTGCAAAACCGTCATCAGAAGAGCAGCAGAAATCTCATAATATAGAAGTAGATACAGCAATGTTCAAAGTATCTTCTGAATTCATCATCGGTTCGTTTATTATTAGCGGAATTCTGGTAGCATTGTATACCGTATTTTGGTAA
- a CDS encoding acyltransferase family protein, translated as MLKRTCILIFLGFVVNGLLRFDGYDQTRFASVLGRIGIAWFFAGLIYLNFDLKKQIIWFTGILIGYYLAMKLIPVPGFGAGNLTAEGSLEGYIDRLFLPGRLHSKVYDPEGIFSTIPAVSTALLGVFLGTFLKSEHAYYTIKNKVVIMTGSAIVLIIIGLLWDFDFPINKHLWTSSFVCFVGGFSILFFLFFYILIDVFGFKKWAFPLILIGSNSILIYMASEGLVNFKHTADYVFGGLIKFGPIVWQPVFVTISVTFVQLILLYFLYKKKWFLKI; from the coding sequence ATGCTGAAAAGGACTTGCATTTTGATATTTCTTGGATTTGTAGTAAACGGATTATTACGTTTTGACGGATATGACCAAACCCGTTTTGCCAGTGTATTAGGCCGTATCGGGATCGCCTGGTTTTTTGCAGGACTAATTTATTTAAACTTTGATTTGAAGAAACAGATCATCTGGTTTACAGGAATTCTGATTGGTTATTATTTAGCCATGAAATTAATACCAGTCCCGGGGTTTGGAGCAGGTAATTTAACAGCAGAGGGTTCACTGGAAGGATACATTGACCGACTTTTTCTTCCGGGAAGGCTGCATAGTAAAGTATATGACCCTGAAGGGATATTCTCGACAATACCGGCTGTTTCAACAGCTTTGTTGGGCGTGTTTTTAGGAACATTTTTAAAATCAGAACACGCTTATTACACCATAAAAAACAAAGTAGTAATCATGACTGGTTCAGCTATTGTGCTGATTATAATAGGTCTTCTTTGGGATTTTGATTTCCCAATTAACAAGCACTTATGGACAAGCTCGTTTGTTTGTTTTGTTGGTGGCTTCAGTATTTTGTTTTTCCTGTTTTTTTATATACTAATAGATGTATTTGGTTTTAAAAAGTGGGCATTTCCACTCATTTTAATTGGTTCAAATTCTATTTTAATTTATATGGCTTCTGAAGGTCTGGTCAATTTTAAGCACACCGCAGATTATGTATTTGGAGGACTTATTAAATTTGGACCAATTGTATGGCAGCCCGTATTTGTAACCATCTCAGTAACATTTGTACAACTCATTTTACTTTACTTTTTATATAAGAAAAAATGGTTTTTAAAAATCTAA
- a CDS encoding DUF5009 domain-containing protein, which translates to MNKITTNNRLISLDVLRGFVMFWIMSGEHIIHALAKAAPIPVFVWMSSQMHHTDWDGITFYDMIFPVFLFVAGVSMPYSFDKKIKLAGVTQPSELPSKEKKKYTCPC; encoded by the coding sequence ATGAACAAAATTACTACAAATAACAGATTAATTTCTTTAGACGTTCTAAGAGGATTTGTTATGTTTTGGATTATGAGCGGCGAACATATTATTCACGCTTTGGCCAAAGCTGCCCCAATTCCGGTTTTTGTATGGATGTCCTCACAAATGCATCATACAGACTGGGATGGTATTACATTTTATGATATGATTTTCCCTGTTTTTTTATTCGTTGCAGGGGTTTCAATGCCGTATTCTTTCGATAAAAAAATCAAGCTCGCAGGAGTGACGCAACCAAGTGAACTTCCATCAAAAGAAAAGAAAAAATATACCTGTCCATGCTGA
- a CDS encoding glycoside hydrolase family 2 TIM barrel-domain containing protein: MQKIKTKIFLFGLLVIFVSGAVGQEKDRNDWENPEVFQINREPARASFLPYADEPSAISDKYENSPWYFSLNGKWKFSWSPTPDQRPKDFYKTDFSTLHWNDLQVPSNWELHGYGVPIYTNITYPFEKNPPFINHWDNPVGSYKRGFVLPDNWKGRHVYLHFEAGTSAMYIWVNGEKVGYTENTKSPAEFDISKYLKPGKNDLAVEVYRWSDGSYLEDQDMWRLSGIDRNVYLYSTSDIRIADFFAKPDLDSNYKNGSLSVEVSLKNLTSLAVNNQKLTARLVDASGTTVFVKELPVNFTANKTQIVNFSQKVSAPKLWSSENPNLYTLVLTLKNAKSNIVETTSTQIGFRKVELKGGQLLVNGVRLMVHGVNIHEHNPETGHYQDEATMIKDIKMMKQLNINSVRCSHYPNNILWVKLCNKYGLFLVDEANIESHGMGVEGQPLKWMNPKTNPGYLPEWREAHLDRIYSLVERDKNAPSVIIWSLGNESANGPVFYEAYKWIKNRDNTRLVQFEQAKENENTDIVCPMYPTIEYMKEYAARKEVTRPYIMCEYSHAMGNSSGNFQEYWDIIRGSKNMQGGFIWDWVDQGFKRKDEAGRQYWAYGGDMGSQNYLNDENFCHNGLVYADRTPHPGAFEVKKVYQNILFKAVDIKNGIIEINNDFGFTNLNKYNFRYEVLENGKVIKEGTFNIALDPKAKKQFKIDLPKLESKEGTEYLLNVFATTKTGSELLPENFEIAKEQFVIEDGKYFTNSEKVNTAKVQDENDEFVLTSDDTTVKISKKTGLISYYSLKGEEYFKEYPEPNFWRAPTDNDIGNKMQIRTNVWRTAGKNTSLESIQQIEGAGKNYIVAKLKLKDVASDYTIKYALRTDGVLEIQTSYKKGNNPVPELPRFGMIFTLKNTLENLDYYGRGPLENYPDRKTASLKGIYTSKVADQYVPYTRPQENGYKTDVRWFSLSNNSGKGLEIKGLQPLGISTLNNYPADFDGGISKKNIHSSDITPREEVVVCVDLTQRGLGGDNSWGLPPHPQYQLTQNEYSYGFVIKPIK; encoded by the coding sequence ATGCAAAAAATCAAAACGAAAATATTTTTGTTTGGTCTGTTAGTGATTTTTGTTTCAGGTGCTGTAGGACAGGAAAAAGACAGAAATGACTGGGAGAATCCAGAGGTATTTCAGATTAACAGAGAACCGGCACGAGCGTCTTTTCTCCCTTATGCAGACGAACCATCTGCCATAAGTGATAAATATGAAAACTCACCATGGTATTTTTCCCTGAATGGTAAATGGAAATTTTCCTGGTCCCCAACACCCGATCAAAGGCCAAAAGACTTTTATAAAACAGATTTCAGCACGCTGCACTGGAACGATCTTCAGGTGCCGTCTAACTGGGAACTGCACGGTTATGGTGTGCCAATTTATACCAATATTACGTATCCTTTCGAAAAAAATCCGCCTTTTATAAATCATTGGGATAATCCGGTAGGTTCTTATAAAAGAGGTTTTGTACTGCCTGATAACTGGAAAGGAAGACATGTATATCTTCATTTTGAAGCAGGAACGTCAGCGATGTATATTTGGGTAAACGGGGAAAAAGTAGGATATACGGAAAACACCAAAAGTCCGGCCGAATTTGATATTTCGAAATACCTGAAACCAGGCAAAAATGATCTCGCTGTCGAAGTTTACAGATGGAGCGATGGTTCATATCTGGAAGATCAGGATATGTGGAGACTTTCAGGCATAGACAGAAATGTATATCTATATAGTACCAGTGATATTCGAATTGCTGATTTTTTTGCAAAACCTGATTTGGATTCCAATTACAAAAACGGTAGCCTAAGTGTTGAAGTAAGTTTAAAAAATCTGACTTCTTTAGCTGTAAACAATCAAAAACTAACTGCAAGACTGGTTGATGCATCAGGCACAACTGTTTTCGTTAAAGAATTGCCCGTAAATTTTACTGCAAATAAAACCCAAATAGTAAATTTTTCTCAAAAAGTTTCAGCTCCAAAATTATGGAGCAGCGAAAATCCTAATTTGTACACTTTAGTTTTGACGCTTAAAAATGCAAAAAGCAATATTGTAGAGACAACTTCTACCCAGATTGGCTTTAGAAAAGTAGAATTAAAAGGAGGACAATTATTGGTTAACGGAGTCAGATTAATGGTTCATGGAGTTAACATTCATGAACACAATCCTGAAACCGGACATTATCAGGATGAAGCGACCATGATAAAAGATATTAAGATGATGAAGCAGCTTAATATCAATTCGGTTCGCTGCAGCCATTATCCAAATAACATTTTATGGGTAAAACTTTGTAACAAATACGGCTTATTTCTGGTGGATGAAGCCAATATAGAAAGCCACGGAATGGGAGTAGAGGGACAGCCTTTAAAATGGATGAACCCAAAAACGAATCCGGGCTATCTTCCGGAATGGAGAGAAGCTCATCTGGACAGAATTTATAGTCTTGTAGAAAGAGATAAAAATGCTCCATCGGTAATTATCTGGTCATTAGGAAACGAAAGTGCCAACGGACCTGTATTTTACGAAGCATACAAATGGATAAAAAATAGAGATAATACCCGTTTGGTTCAGTTTGAACAGGCTAAAGAAAACGAAAATACGGATATCGTCTGTCCAATGTATCCAACAATAGAATACATGAAGGAATATGCAGCACGTAAAGAAGTTACACGCCCGTATATCATGTGTGAATATTCGCATGCGATGGGTAACAGCAGCGGAAATTTTCAGGAATACTGGGATATTATCCGCGGAAGCAAAAACATGCAGGGCGGTTTTATCTGGGACTGGGTAGATCAGGGCTTTAAGAGAAAAGATGAAGCAGGCCGGCAATACTGGGCTTATGGAGGGGACATGGGCAGCCAGAATTATCTCAATGACGAAAATTTCTGCCACAATGGATTGGTATACGCAGACAGAACTCCACATCCAGGAGCTTTTGAAGTAAAAAAAGTCTATCAGAATATTTTATTTAAAGCCGTTGATATCAAAAATGGAATCATTGAAATTAATAATGACTTCGGATTCACAAATCTGAACAAATACAATTTTAGATATGAAGTTTTAGAAAACGGAAAAGTAATTAAAGAAGGAACTTTCAATATAGCTTTAGATCCTAAAGCGAAAAAACAATTTAAAATTGATTTACCAAAATTAGAATCAAAAGAAGGGACTGAATATTTATTGAATGTTTTTGCTACAACTAAAACAGGTTCAGAATTATTGCCAGAGAATTTTGAAATTGCCAAAGAGCAATTTGTTATCGAAGACGGGAAATACTTTACAAATTCTGAAAAAGTAAATACGGCAAAAGTTCAGGATGAAAATGATGAGTTTGTTTTGACTTCAGATGATACTACAGTTAAAATCAGCAAGAAAACCGGATTGATTTCATATTACAGTTTAAAAGGCGAGGAATATTTTAAAGAATATCCTGAACCAAATTTCTGGAGGGCACCCACTGATAATGATATCGGAAATAAAATGCAGATTCGAACTAATGTATGGAGAACTGCCGGAAAAAATACTTCATTAGAAAGTATTCAGCAAATTGAAGGAGCTGGAAAAAACTATATCGTTGCGAAATTAAAACTGAAAGACGTTGCATCAGATTACACGATCAAATATGCATTAAGGACTGATGGGGTTTTAGAGATTCAGACATCTTATAAAAAAGGAAATAATCCTGTTCCGGAGTTGCCACGTTTTGGGATGATTTTCACTTTGAAAAATACATTAGAAAACCTGGATTATTACGGAAGGGGACCTTTAGAAAATTATCCTGACAGAAAAACGGCATCACTAAAAGGAATTTATACTAGTAAAGTTGCAGATCAATACGTGCCTTACACACGACCACAGGAAAATGGATATAAAACTGATGTTCGCTGGTTTTCACTTTCAAATAATAGTGGGAAAGGCTTGGAAATAAAAGGGCTTCAGCCTTTGGGAATCAGTACGCTGAATAATTATCCTGCTGATTTTGATGGCGGAATTTCTAAAAAGAATATTCACTCCAGCGATATTACGCCAAGAGAAGAAGTTGTGGTTTGTGTTGACTTAACCCAGAGAGGGTTAGGAGGTGACAACAGTTGGGGATTGCCACCACATCCACAATATCAACTGACTCAAAACGAATATAGTTACGGTTTTGTTATTAAGCCAATAAAATAA
- a CDS encoding inositol oxygenase, translated as MKKHIDTDNPLHNLDEWEDDLLLRYPDPSEPVKEKEEFRNYVDSERVETVREFYRINHTYQTYDFVCSKEQEFLQFNKKQMSIWEAVDFLNTLVDDSDPDIDLDQTQHLLQTSEAIRADGHPDWFVLTGFIHDLGKILCLFGEPQWAVVGDTFPVGCAYSDKIVYSEFFKDNPDYTDERFNTKFGVYTENCGLDNVKMSWGHDEYLYQIMKDYLPEPALYMIRYHSFYSQHKENAYAHLMNEKDIEMFDWVRKFNPYDLYTKAPVKPDVKALLPYYKELVAKYLPEKLNF; from the coding sequence ATGAAAAAGCATATAGACACAGATAATCCGTTGCATAATTTAGATGAATGGGAAGATGATTTGCTATTACGCTATCCGGATCCATCTGAACCTGTAAAAGAAAAAGAGGAGTTTAGAAATTATGTAGATTCTGAAAGAGTAGAAACGGTTAGGGAATTTTACAGAATAAATCATACGTATCAGACTTACGATTTTGTTTGCAGCAAAGAGCAGGAATTTTTACAGTTCAATAAAAAACAAATGTCAATTTGGGAAGCAGTAGATTTTTTGAATACACTTGTTGATGATAGCGACCCGGATATTGATTTGGATCAGACACAGCATCTATTGCAGACTTCAGAAGCCATTAGGGCAGATGGTCATCCGGATTGGTTTGTACTTACCGGATTTATACATGATTTGGGTAAAATATTATGTTTATTCGGGGAACCACAATGGGCAGTAGTAGGAGATACTTTTCCTGTAGGCTGTGCCTATTCAGATAAAATTGTTTATTCTGAGTTTTTTAAAGACAATCCTGATTATACAGATGAAAGGTTTAATACTAAATTTGGGGTTTACACCGAAAATTGCGGACTGGATAATGTAAAAATGAGCTGGGGTCATGATGAATATTTGTACCAGATCATGAAAGATTATTTACCTGAGCCTGCTTTGTATATGATTCGCTACCATTCATTTTATTCGCAGCATAAAGAAAATGCTTATGCACATTTAATGAATGAAAAAGATATCGAAATGTTTGACTGGGTAAGAAAATTTAATCCATACGATTTATATACAAAAGCACCGGTGAAACCAGACGTAAAAGCATTATTGCCATACTATAAAGAATTAGTAGCTAAATATTTGCCGGAAAAATTAAATTTTTAA